From the Primulina tabacum isolate GXHZ01 chromosome 3, ASM2559414v2, whole genome shotgun sequence genome, one window contains:
- the LOC142540871 gene encoding uncharacterized protein LOC142540871 encodes MEGGGEIHVDEIPLARGRGRGRGRGRPRVRVVDDAFVEQAADQLEHLRMDELVACFHSMHPPRFSGSEGAEKAELWVSEIEELFDLIEYPPECRLRLAVHQLKDRAKMWWSTTLMTLDAQRIIPSWDIFKLKFKESYCPPSFYSSKASEFHNLKQGDMSVSEYADSFYAMLRYAPHVAASQVAVIESFIEGLNDHLHSFVSTGKPLNYLEVVEIAKRAEASLKRSGNRVPTQHHQSGRQQFSSSGSASLRPRGKQFKKPGSSSSSSGSSGNRGGYCYSGPYCDHCGGKHSSNQCVGFQGVCDVCGRPGHFARVCPSKTGKSAQAGSGAPINRIPTASQSSHQPSRPSHQSRGQGGQQN; translated from the coding sequence ATGGAGGGAGGTGGAGAAATTCATGTTGATGAGATTCCTCTAGCtcgaggtcgtggtcgaggTCGTGGGCGTGGTAGACCTCGTGTCCGGGTTGTTGATGATGCTTTTGTGGAGCAAGCTgctgatcagttagagcatcttAGGATGGATGAGTTAGTTGCGTGTTTCCATTCTATGCATCCTCCTCGATTCAGTGGTTCAGAGGGAGCTGAGAAAGCTGAGTTATGGGTTTCTGAGATTGAGGAATTGttcgatttgattgagtatcCTCCAGAGTGTCGATTGAGATTAGCTGTGCATCAGTTGAAAGATCGTGCCAAAATGTGGTGGTCTACTACATTGATGACTTTAGATGCTCAGAGGATCATTCCATCATGGGATATATTCAAGCTGAAGTTCAAGGAGAGTTATTGTCCTCCATCATTCTACAGTTCTAAGGCTTCTGAGTTTCATAACCTGAAACAAGGCGATATGTCAGTTTCAGAGTATGCAGATTCTTTTTATGCTATGCTGAGAtatgctcctcatgttgctgcAAGTCAGGTTGCTGTTATTGAgagttttattgaaggattgaaCGATCATCTGCACTCTTTTGTTTCTACCGGTAAGCCACTGAATTATCTTGAAGTAGTGGAAATAGCAAAAAGGGCTGAAGCTAGTCTTAAAAGGAGTGGCAATCGAGTTCCTACCCAACATCATCAGTCGGGGAGGCAACAATTCAGTTCATCTGGTTCTGCATCTCTTCGTCCACGTGGGAAGCAATTTAAGAAGCCCGGTTCTAGTTCTTCGAGTTCAGGGAGTTCAGGGAACCGTGGTGGATATTGTTACAGTGGACCTTATTGTGATCACTGTGGGGGCAAACATTCCAGTAATCAGTGTGTTGGATTTCAAGGGGTTTGTGATGTTTGTGGTCGGCCTGGccattttgctagagtctgtcctaGTAAGACGGGGAAATCAGCCCAGGCAGGTAGTGGAGCTCCAATTAATAGAATTCCAACAGCGTCCCAGTCCTCCCATCAGCCTAGTCGCCCTTCGCATCAGAGCAGAGGGCAAGGTGGTCAACAAAATTAG